In Lolium rigidum isolate FL_2022 chromosome 7, APGP_CSIRO_Lrig_0.1, whole genome shotgun sequence, the DNA window CAACATCAAGCGGTTTCTTTCCATCACCAGGCATGGGGTTCTTCCCTCCAGTTCAGATGCAGCAATCGCCTTCAGTCCAGAGGCAATGATCACATAGGAATCGTCAGGTCAAAAAGGTGGCACCTTTGTGCTAATTTTGTATATTAAGCAATAGTTGCAGAGTGTTAGTTGGCAGGTCCGGAGGCAAGCAGGAACATCAATGCCTAGAATTCGAAAGATTTGTAGAATAGGCTTTGTGGTTTGTGTGATGTATAACTAATAACTGTTCTTTTTGTATGGGGAGGTTGGTCATATGGAGTAGTAGTTAGACTCTTCTTCGTTGTTCCATATAGTAGCTCCTTAATTAGTCTTGCGGCAAACAAATATTGTTACTTGAAGAGTTGCCCAGATGATGGAACATTGGGCTCCTCAACTTGAGAACTTAGCAGTGGTTTGATACAGATGTTATAGACATATAGTTCTCATAGATCCATGATAGATCATCATTTTTTGTTTAATATAAGTATTTGCATTTGATTTACATTTATTGATTTGATATAATATTTCATTTAATATATTGTTTCTCGTACAAGTTTTCTGTTTATCTTACATAGGTTGCTTCGTTTTGAGGTTGTGGATGCGCTGCCAACTGAAGGTAATGGCAATTCAAGAGAGCTGAAATTAGCAAAACATGGTGAAAGAGCAATGATTCAAGAGAGTTAAAATTGGGAAGACTTAGGAGCGCAGAAAATCCATGGGGGAACAGTTTCATTGTTGTAGGAAATCTAGAAAACCCAAGATTTACATGCTGAACTTTGAGCTAAACAGAAAATACAAAACTTGCTCATACCTAGTTAGTAGCTATACAAAAGGCTGATGACATAGCTAGCTAGCTATCTGATGATCGACTAACTAATTCTTCCCGGGATTAGGTATCTGCTTAGGCACCGGCTTGTTGCCGGCGTTGAACTCCACATTCGGCTTGGCTTTAGCCGCCGCGGCCACCGCACGACGAACATCGAAGGAGttggtggcggtggcgccgctCGGCTGCAGCAGCAATCTCCTGGCCGTGGGACGACGACGCATGGGGACTTCTGCTGCAGCAATGCCGGTCGTCGTCGGCGCTGATGCGGCTGCGGCGTTGGTGCCCGGAaggaggagctggagcaagaagatggtagagaggaggaggaggagcgcgctgcGTGGAGCCATTATGATCTACGAGTTGGAGTTGATAGATGAGAGTGTCGTGTGTGTCTTTATGCGTTGGCCATCACACTCTCGGTAGCGGCTAGCTACTTGGCGGGAAGGAACGTGCAGAGAACATGTTCtccattctctttcttttttcttcttggcCACGGaatggaggagggaggaggagtcATGAGGCATATGGAAACGTGTCACCACGAGGTCTGGATCCAGTTTCTCGAATAAAATCTTATGTGGAACCTAGTGTAGCTTCTCTTTCTGACTCGAGTCCGGCGTGCGGCTGTCGCGCCGCGTTTGGTCAAAggaagcagcttaactagtacagtTCATCTGGAAAATTTTGGCTCACGTCTAAAATTACACTCCTACGTTCATTGTTCAccattataagatgttttatactTACTACCAGTAGTATATTTCAATATACTCCAGAATAGATACAAACCGAAATGTGAGCCACAACTGAAGACATAGCATTTTCGAAAAAACCTACAATAtcttactccctctgtttcattctATAGTGCATAGTTTTTTggtacggaaattagcgcaagagtattttttacacaagatccctagttgaacgatttgagatcaacctaaaatttgggaaatccatatcttcctaacttaccataacaaatttggaAGCTGAACGGGGagagggtaattgaaaaaaaagctaagctacaaccttatattctgaaacaaatgccaaaaatctataggcactatagaaagaaacggagggagtataatactTAACCAAGGGGATCGTAAATAATAGTACTACTCCAGAAATTCGTCTGTCTCTACGGCAAATTTAGTTGAGCCCTCAAACATCCGGAAATCCACTTTGGCTTATAGGTGTAGATGCCGCTGCCAAATGTACGTATCTCAAAATATCTGGAAAAGAAGATATTTGGGTGTGCATCCACACATTATATGTTGGCACACCAAATTTCGCGGAAAAGACATGTATTGTGGCCTTCGTAAAAAAGAAATTTTTTTGTGCTCCGAGATATATTTTCACGATAGTTCTTTTTTGTCTATTTACAGATGCCAAGGAAAATGTCTATTTTTGCCAAACTTTATGTGAATATatttaaaatgtatttttttaTTATGACTGCCTCTAGAGCTATGAGCCACTTTTCGTGGGCTGGCCACCGTCTAACCCGTACGCACACTCCACTGAAACTAAGCATATGTATGCTTCCGTACGTACATTTTCCTGCATATGATTGCCTTCTAAGAAAAATATCGCATcttttttgtttgttgcattgTGCTCATCTGATTGTGGTGGATTGGTCACGCCGGTTTCAGTGAAGCCGGAGTCTGGACTCCCTGATTGAGTGTATACCATGTGACGTTCATCTTTGACTAATATACAGACAACTGTTTTGATTAAAGTTAGTTTAGTGTAAGCAGCGTCATGGCATGTGATCAGATCAGACATTCACACTTGTTCTCAGTGCTGCACCGAGGATATGTAAGACTTTTTTTTTGTTCTAACCAAACCACACATATATATGTGCATGTAGTTCATAGATGCCAAAACATTTTACAGACGCAGGAAGTTCATATGAACTTCACATGAAACAGTTCAATTCCTGCAGGATCCCAGAAAGGTTTCCACATCCCAAACTAGGCGACCGATTGGATAGATCTCATATCCCCATGACATGAGCTCAGAAAAATTAAAGGGAAAATTGACATGATCCTAGCAAGAATTACATGTTTTTGGTTGGAGACCATGCAGTATAGAGAGTAAATAATGCTCATGCAGTCCTAGCTTGGAGACCAGAGTGCCTGATTTCCACATGGAAGAGGCTGGCCATGGACCATCTGTCTCTCAAGTCGTAAGTCCACAAGACTAGCTTGACCAGCTAATAATTGGCCAAGTTAACTGCCCAGTTGCTTCTTCCTCTTCAATCAATCAAATGGGACACACTTAGCCTCTTCTCTTGGACCACTGTGGTAGATGGCATGTGGAACATGGGGCATGGGGATGACTGCAAAAGAGGTTTTCTTAGGTAAACAGAACTAGCTATCTGCTGATCTGTCGTTCAGTTTAAAGTTAAACTGCTATGAAACTCTTGACTCAGGTACAAAGGTTCACTGAGGTCACCATTTGGCTGCAGGTTACATCAGCGAGTAGCACGAAACTCTGGGATTTGTGTTGCAAGAATAGTTGAACCAACCAAATATACAAATCTGAAATCTAATGGATAAGATATGTCACAAGATTGCCATCTCCCAAGGCCTTTACAAATTACATACACGCAAGCTACACATACTGCATAATTATGCGAGAAAAGAGAAAGCAAAGTAGAGACAAATCTACCAGAACAATGTACACAGTTAGAAGGAAGTTGATCTTGTTCTCCGAAGTTGCGCTTTTGGTTCTGGAGGGGGTGCAGCAGACTTCAATAGCATGTCCAACTCCTGCAAGCGAATGTGGCTGTCGTCAGTAAGGTGCGGGGAATAGTGACCAACCAAATACAAGCTCAGGCTTCCAATAGCAAGCAGCAACAGTTGTTGTACATGCATGTCGTATCAAATATAATGTACGTATGTACTCTGTACTCATGTGTAATCTTGCAACGGAAACATAGATCAAGTCAACAGAACAGGGAAAAACAACGATTCCTTAAGCAATAATATTCAACAAATATTTCTTTCAGTATCATACTTATTTGTTTATTCTTGCAGCCATTTCTTCATGAATACCATCGCTGCACTGGTATTTGCGAACCACATGCAAAGCCATGCTCAAATTTTGTTGAACACAAATGGAAAAAGGGGACAGTTCAAGGAGTAAATTACTTGGTAAAACAAGGTACTACAGTATATCCTGACACTAGAAGCGCAAAGTATACAGATGAACCAAGAACATCAGACAAAATCATGGTTTTAATAAGCAATCTAAAAGGAAATTAAGTGGGTTGTACAAAAAAGAGAGAATATGATCTACCTTCTCCCTCTTCAGCCTCGCGTTCTCCTCTTCCAGACAAGCCACCTTGCCTTCAAGCTCACTTGTGTAGGCCTAAATTTCATTAAAGGTGAGTTCCCAAAAGAGAAAATTGGCTCAGCTATACAAAGTAACATATCAACTAGAGCTGACGTGAAGTAAGATGAAGCTAGAACCAACGTAATCCTAGAATGAGTAAATCAGGGCAATAAATGTGTTATTCAGGTGTAATATAGGAACTAGCCTATTGTAGTGAGTTATAATCTAGTAAAGAGGggttgttggttctgttctttTGCAGAGGACCGCTTGCTAGGCTCCTTGTTAACTGAATCCTGCCCCAATGTGAGAGCTAATTCAGTTTTTCTTCTCCTGGTATGTTTCTAAATCCCATCGAAGAAATTTTGATCATGCCAAACTGCTAAAAAGTTCTATAGCCATGAATTGAACTGCAAAGAGGCAGCGAAAACAAATAACCTGTTTCCTAGCTCTTGAACGTGCTGCCGATTCTCGGTTCTTGATCATCCTCTTTTGCCTCCTGTCAACAACCTTGTATACCACATCACCCGAAGACATTCGCTTACGACTAGGAGTCTGAAGATCAGAAAGTTCTAGTGATGGTGAGATACTCATTTGACTATCTGGGTAAATGGCATCCATTGTTGAAGGGATTGCAACACTCAGCGGCTGCGCAATTGACTGACGTGCAATGTACGCATCAATTGCGCTGGTTCCCTGTGGGAAATCCTGCACTCTAGTCATCAAATGAGCACCTTCTCCAGTTCTTGCAGGAGCAACTAACTTATCAGCATCCTTCTGATACTGCCCGGTAACAATGCCAGCCCTGTGCAAGAAGTCCTCAAGTGTGATCTCCCCAAGCGATATCTGTGCCTCACAACCTGAACTCCTTTCCTCGTCACTACTCTCCTGATCCTGCTGGATGTCTCTCCAGACTTCGTCCACTGTCTTCTTGCTCAATTCCCGGGGCACAGTAATACTGCTGCCCTGACGCTCCAGACCAGAAGCTGATGCACTCTGACTGCCAGAATTCCCAACACCATTTGGTAATGGAAGGTTCATGTCATCTGGAAGCACACTCCTCAAAAGGTCATCAAGGTTCATACTAAACAGTGGTGCACCGAGGTGGCCCTCTACCTCACTGAGGGTGAGGTTGTAGAGAGAGCCTTCTCTGGCTAGTGTCTGAATGTGGGCCTTGTGCTGCCTCTTGCCCGTGACGGCGGTGCCACCGCCATGGGAGCTCATTTTTCGTGATTTAGGATTGACCGACTGTAATCTTGATGATCAGTGATTCATAACATGAAAGAGAAACTTTCTGATTTTAGTAAAATCCTTGAGCACAAATTGTTCAGGTTTTGATTTGTTCAAGGAGGCAACTTTCCTGCAATTAGAAAATATATTTAAATAAGACTTGATATGCAGACAGAGAAAAACTCATGATGTTAACACGCACAATCTCACGGAATTTAATGATCAATTAGTGAATACCATATTTCCAAGCGCACTAGCATATGTATCTTTGTTAAATAAAAAAGTGTTCAACATGGAATTTAAGTAGCAAAAGGGAAGGAGAGACCCACCAATTCAAATTATTGTGCATAAATACCATCTCAATAGTTGTGCATGCTGACTGACTAGCCACCTACTAGAAACTCAAAACTGAAACCAAACCCAAAGAGCAGGTCCAGCATTATCCCGACAGACTGACTTGAAGAAGTAAAAAAATGAAGCAAACAATG includes these proteins:
- the LOC124676193 gene encoding ABSCISIC ACID-INSENSITIVE 5-like protein 2; protein product: MSSHGGGTAVTGKRQHKAHIQTLAREGSLYNLTLSEVEGHLGAPLFSMNLDDLLRSVLPDDMNLPLPNGVGNSGSQSASASGLERQGSSITVPRELSKKTVDEVWRDIQQDQESSDEERSSGCEAQISLGEITLEDFLHRAGIVTGQYQKDADKLVAPARTGEGAHLMTRVQDFPQGTSAIDAYIARQSIAQPLSVAIPSTMDAIYPDSQMSISPSLELSDLQTPSRKRMSSGDVVYKVVDRRQKRMIKNRESAARSRARKQAYTSELEGKVACLEEENARLKREKELDMLLKSAAPPPEPKAQLRRTRSTSF